The sequence GTGTCACGTTGTGGACCTTCGATGGACTCTTAAACTACTCAaccgattttaatgaattttgcaCACCATGTGCAGTTTGATTCAACGTACATGGTAGAATGGCTTACACCTTAATTTATCCTCGCAATatcattttattgtaaattatttgtcTATGATTTGACATTCACACACATTCTAATCTGTTAActccaaatgattttaacaGATGGCGATATCTATTGACTGGGTTGGGTAAGTAACCAATAAGTAATCAATAGATGGCGCCGATATGTGGAATCTACAAACGTGTACTATAACCTACAATTCACTAACATAACCACCACATGTTGTTCAGGCTAAAATATAagttgaatatattttgtacGAACGTAACGAAAACGAAATACcgtgaaattcaattgtttttacTGTAACATTTTTGGTGTTAGCTTAACCGGCCACGTGTTACTTAGACTGAagtgtaaattaaatttatattctaGTGAAGATAATAGTGAAGCTCCAAActcttcaattaaaatatatacatGTAAGTATTATCACACATTTATAAAAGTTAATTGATATATCCATGAGAAAATGCTACAAAGCTCCCCACACGTTTTCTAGaattgtacatttttttttctttgtttttatttaaccCTTCTTAACTAATATTTTGCACTTCTCATTTCATTGTACTATAATAGCatgtttttctgttttttttctcatattgAAAGGTTAACATTTTCTATTTCAGTAATATGCCACCGAAAAAATGTAATCTAAACAACGTGAGGAGCAGAGAGGTACAACGCAAACGTGTTGCAAGAGCGCATGAATCGGCAGAACAAATCGCTACAAGAAATTCAGCTCAAAGAATCAGGACGGCAGAGAGTCGTGCACAAGAACAGCGTGATGAACGTTTGCGACAGACTATTACGAGAACAAGAGCGGCACGAGACCGAAACATAGCTATAGCACGAGTACACGAACGATAGAGGCAGCGGATTAGCCGCTCATTAATACGTACATCATTTGTTCGTCTTGCTTTTGAATATGCGCCAGATATTAAGTACTCTGCACATTCCAAAATTGCTATCGGTGGAAAGGATAAAGTATGTCAATATTGTCAGGCATTGAAATTTCGGAATGAAACACCCGGCATGTGCTGCGCATCAGGAAAAGTTGTGCTATCACCTCTTCCCACTCCTTCGGAACCTTTATTATCCCTTCTTGCTGGCGATTCAgatgattcaaaattatttttgcgtaAGATAcgcaaatttaatttttggttCCAAATGACGTCATTTGGCGCAACGAAAATCTGCGATTTCGCGTCTGATCGACGTAATTTTGAAACTACATTCAAAATACAAGGCCAGGTGTACCATAAAATCGGATCATTGATGCCCATGCCTGATaataatccaaaatttcttcaaatttattttattggcaaTTGTGAAGAGCGCGTGACGACTCGGTGCCAgtataatttcattgaacaaGCAGAGGAATGAGTGATATTGCTGGAAACCTTTTTAGAAGATCAGAATCAACTAATTCGATTGATTAAAAGAGTTTCGCCACGACTGCAAAATGACAACTATCAAATCGTCATCAAAGCCGACAAAGTACCATTAGGTGAACATGCTGGTAGGTTCAACGCTCCAACTGTTGATAATGTTGCCATTATTATGGTCGGTGATCCAGTTGACAAAAGAGCTATAAAAATTACACGGCGAGACAACATTGTCAGTACCGTTTCGGATCTACACCGTTCATATGACGCACTGCAACATCCATTAATATTTTGGCAAGGACAGGATGAATACCACCTTAAAATCAACCAGTGTGATCCAAATACCGGTAAATTTGACAATtaactatttattttcttacTGTATATAcgaacttcaattttttattgcattttattttctattgtttTAGGTGcttatggaaataaaaaagttaGTTCAATGAACTACTACGCACACCGAATAATGGTTAGATTAAATCAGGACAACTATATCCTACGATTTCGTCAGCTATTTCATCAATCCATTGTTGATATGTTTGCTAAGGTTGAAAGCGAACGCCTGTGATTCATTCGATACAACCAGGCTGAATTACGATCGGAAGAATATATTCACTTACGAGATGCTGTTGCTGGAAACATCGACGGAAGTTTGAATCCCAATGACATCGGTAAGGCTTTCATTTTACCTTCAAGCTACATCGGCAGTCCACGGAATATGCAGGAATACATACAAGATGCCATGACTTACGTACGTCATTACGGCCGACCGGATTTGTTTATTACATTCACGTGTAATCCGAATTGGCAAGAGATACAAACTTTACTATTACCAGGACAACAAGCAATTCATCGTCATGATATAACTGCACCTGTgttcaaacaaaaattgatatccttaattgattttattgttcAATATTCAGTTTTTGGTATCACACGTTGTTGGCTGTATACGGTTGAATGGCACAAGCGAGGATTGCCTCATGCTCACATTTTAATTTGGTTTGAAGATAAAATCCGTCCAGAAGAAATTGATCAAATAATTTCGGCCGAAATTCCAGACCCATTAATTGATCCGGAATTATTTGATATTGTTACCAAACACATGATCCATGGGCCGTGCGGTGCTTTCAACATGACGTCATCATGCATGGAAAATGGAGAATGtaagaaaaaattcccaaagccGTATACGAATGACACCATTACGAATATTGACGGTTATACAATGTATCGCCGCAGAAATAGTGAGAATGGTGGCCACACATTCACAATGCGACTACCGAATTATCCAAATCAAGTAGAACTTGATAATCAGTGGGTGGTACCATACTCACCATTACTTTCAAAAACTTATGCAGCACATATCAATGTTGAGCTTTGCAGTTCGGTAAAATCAATTAAGGACatgtataaatatataaacaaAGGCAGTGATATGGCCATATTTGGAGTACGAAATATCAATAACAATGACGAAATAGCACGATACCAAATGGACAGATACATTAGCAGGAGCGAAGCTATTTGACATATTCTTAGCTTTCCCATACACGAAAGAGATCCTTCTGTCCAGCATCTAGCAATACATCTTGAAAACGGTCAACGTGTAtacttcactgaaaaaaatggttttcaaAGAGCGCTTCAGGCTCCAAAAACGACACTAACTGAATTTTTTACCTTGTGTCAAAAATCTGATATTTTTGGACAATTCGCAAAGACATTGATATATGCTGATGTTCCACGTTATTTTACATGGAACTAATCCAGGAAAAAATGGGAGCCACGAAAACAAGGAAAACCACATCCTTCCATTACAGGCATATTCAAAGCTAAGACATTGGGGCGACTTTACACGGTACACCCAAAGCAACGTGAGTGCTTCTATTTACGTTTGTTATTGGTGAATGTTCCCGGACCAACGTCTTTTAAATTTCTGCGAACAGTTAATGGTCGAGTATTCAATACATTTCAAGATGCATGTCGTGAACTGCAATTGCTAGAAGACAATAACCATTGGGACTTAACGCTTGCTGATGCTGTGTTGACATCAACACCCAATAACATTCGTCAGCTATTTGCAATTATTTTGACGACATGTTATCCATCAGAAGCACAAACTTTgtgggaaaaatataaaaattggatGACAGAAGACATATTGCACCGAAATAGACAGACAGATCAATGCCAAAATatagattattattatttattatctattTTTCTTTGGTGTTACCTTTTTCGGTTTTACACCTCCCCCTTTCTTTCTCCCTTCTTACACTGTTATCGCTTTTTTGTTTTCACCTCCTCTCCCGTTTCTCTTTTACATTTTTGTTCCCTTCCCCTGCGGTGCCTTTGGACCGACTTTTTTCCCCAGCTGTACTGCATTTGCACAGGAGTAgagggaaaccatggaaaacctcTACCGTACAGTCGGCTGATAGTGCAGGGTCCCAGTGTACCCTTCTAGTCAGTGTGACGGAAGGGTACACTGGGTCTCTACACCCGTGCCTTCCGCGCAGTAATTTTTGAACGCGCGAACGGTGTTCctaagcggtcacccatccaagtagtaTCCCATTGAAACGCTGCTTAGCCTCGATGACCGCCGGAGCAACACCGCACTCGCCCAACCATTACAGTCGGTTGTGCCAAAATATAGATTATACGCCAGAGATGTATAATGAAGCGTTAGTGTTGATCGAGGATTTATGTGTGGTAATTTCATATTTACCACTTAATCATTATGGTATGCCACCACTTAATCGCCCAGCTACCGACTTAATCAACGTCGATTTACAACGAGAAAAACAATATGACCGTGAAAATTTAGCAACAATTATTGTGAACAGTGAGCCATTACTGACAccagaacaaaaaaatatttatgatcgGATTATGCTGGCTGTTGCTGCTGAACaaggtggtttttttttcttggacgCACCAGGGGGAACCGGTAAGACATTTTTAATATCGTTGATTCTTGCCAAAATACGGTCGCAACAGAAAATCGCATTGGCAGTTGCATCGTCAGGCATTGCGGCTACTTTGCTAGATGGTGGGTGAACGGCACATTCAACATTTAAACTGCCCTTGGACATTCATAATAAACCAAATGCAATATGTAGCATAAAAAAGAATAGTGGAATAGCTGCAGTGTTGCGGAAgagttcaataataatttgggATGAGTGCACAATGGCTCACAAATATTCACTCGAAGCATTGCATAGAACTATGCAAGATTTAAACGGCAATAATGAACTTTTCGGTGGTGCTATCTTACTTTTGTCGGGTGATTTCCGACAGACCTTATCGGTTATACCTCGCTCTACCTTCGTGGATGAGATTAATGCATCTTTGAAACAATCATTCTTATGGCGAAGTGTTGAAACACTTCAATTAACCATAAACATGCACGTACGATTGCAAAATGATCCATCAGCACAAATAATTTCCGAACAATTACTAGATATTGGGAACGGCAAAATAGAAGTTCAACCAAATATGCAATGCATTAAACTGTCAGACAATTTCTGCACTGttcttcaggaaaaaaatgaattgattcaAAGTATTTTTCCGAATATACAGAATAATTACTTGAATCACAACTGGCTCAGTGATCGAGTGATTTTGGCAGCTAGAAATGTTGACGTTGACGAAATTAACTTTCAGATACAACAGTTGTTGCCAGGCGATCTGATGTCTTTTAAATCAATCAATActgtttttgatgaaaatgaaagtgtcaatttttcaattgattttttaaattcgctAGATATATCTGGAATGCCACCACATAATCTTCGATTAAAGATTGGTTCCCCTATTATTCTACGACGTAATTTGAATCCACCTCAATTATGCAACGGTACGCGTTTGGtcatcaaaaaaatcactggaaaTATTCTTGAAGCAACCATTTCAACTGGGAAGTTTAACGGAAAAGTGGTCCTGTTGCCACGTACTCCAATGATACCCTCAGATTCTACCATACCCTTCAGAAGGCTACAGTTTCCAATTCGTTTAGCTTTTGCCATGACTATAAATAAGTCTCAAGGCCAAACAATGTCCATTTGTGgtttaaatttggaaaatccatatttttcccATGGGCAACTATATGTTGCATGTTCACGTGTAGGAAAACCGTCGAATTTATTTGTGTTAGCTAAAGACAGGTTAACCAAAAATATTGTGCACCGATTAGTGCTAAATTAAATTAgaagaatttataattcacaataataaatattattgttaaGGATTTAAGACTCCCTGCTCTGCCCACCTCATTCATAAGTTTAAGTGTTACATGTTATTTACGAACAACTTTGTAATATACtcatttgttaaaaaattgaataaaaataataataaattttgaaattaattcttttGTATTGATTTTGGCTTAATATCAGCTgcaagaaaattttaattaatcgtgTTGAAAGTCCTTCCCCTTCAAATCCCAATCCTGTGGATGTTTATACCAGCTTTACCGTCTTCGTtcgtaaatattaatttcattgtaatAAGGGGCTACGGTAGTAGAAAGTCTGTCATGGAGgtcgccatatttttttacaaatggcATTTAGGTAAAAAAGCATGGTGATCACCGTGACTGATGTTCTCCTACAGTTCCTCCTAAATAGTTCAGTACAATGTAATATAACAAAAAACTTAGCCACGGCAACGCGTGGCCGGGTCTGCTAGTATACAGGGTCATTGTTGGAATTCCTGCCAATCGGCAGGTCCTCACCAACACACTCGCGTCTGCTCACCGTCAGGCAAGACCACAACAAATCGGTCGTTGCCAAGGGCCTACCTCACATTTTTTCGGTGATGGGGCGCCACTTCCTGGACCGCTCCTAGCTATCCTGCATAGAAAAGCTGCTCCCACCACCGACTACGAGGATCCCCGCATTCGACCCATCCGATCGATCGGGCGAATCGTTCGTTCACTCGCTTCCGGATTATTCGACTGGCAACAGGTGGTTATTCAGTGCCGCTCAGATATCTGAATCGATCTTTCTGGACCGCTCAAACCATTGTGACTCATTATATCCGTGGAACCGCTCATTGGGGTTCTGTAATTAGTTTTGTAATATTGTGACGAGATTTCTGactattaacaataaaaaaagtgaCCGGTGAAGTGCAGCAGTTACTACGCGGTTTTTTTCTTGGACGgctcgccccccccccctgtagCGCCTCGCTACATCGGTCTATACGATAGATCATCAACACACACACAGCGAGACGACTGGACATTGGAGACATCACTCACCTGCCCAGTTAATATGGGGACCAAACTGTACTTGTATTGGGTACCCCCGAATTCTCACCTATATCAAATATTAAGAGTTAGTCGAGTCTTGACTGCTCACTTTGCAACTCGTGCCTTTGTGTGTATCATTAACGCGATCAGTATTAAGTGTATATAATTATTACTTTATTAAATATCAGATGTTAATTATATACTGTGTCGGAATTGTGATTTCCCTAAATGAACAATAACCACGATTCCCACATTGGAGACGTACTGCTCCGAAGAATAAAGAACCGACAGCGCACGAAATCGCGTGAACTTGCCCATCGACTTGAACCCTGTCGAGCCGTCGATGATGCGCTCGTTTCTCAGGTTAGGTAGCAGGTTGAagttgtgaaaaaaatcagcCCCGATGATTGGCCTGCTGACATCCGCCTCGACGAAACGCCATGAAAAATCTCTGCGGAAACCCAAATCTGGCGAGATCGACACGGAGCCGTAGGTGTTTATGAGAGTGCCGTTGGCTGCATAAAGCTGGTAGCCACTCGTGTCCCTATTGGTGGCCGGCCGCCTGcggggagtgacagagacatCAGATCCCGTGTCTATCGGGTCCCTGTCGATTTTTAcctgagataattaatatttataattggattcctggaagaaaagccgtcttgatttttccaccaaaaaagacgttttgacaattatcttgtaaacaaatgggtttacaacattttgtcaagacgggtttttttccaggaattcaattataaataGTAATAATCTCAGGTAAAAATCGCGAAATCGTCTgcgtttattaattaatcgcggatttttgtttaaatttcaaatccaattattaaataaacaaatggatttacgggacccgccataagacatttgttgtagacaatttgattctctgcaacaaatgtcttgtgacaaaaggccgtaaatccatttgtttagttgataatcaagaaaacgcgtttattattatttcttcgattttaaatattaattatgtaatctAATCACCCCCTCTACCCCCACCCCCCCTCCCAAAGGATTGTCTTGGAATTGGCAATGAGTGAGAGGGAAAtatctttctccctctctttttctctcactagcggaatgcaACGTCCGTCCGTGgtgaaggggaagcacgcacgcCGCTTACCGGCGGCCCACGGACgtagagccgcgcaatgctcgcgtCCCATTGGctgttcttttcacccccatatcccgataggggtgcgtccgagcgaaaagtggaaaaggacttttggGTTCCAAATCACCCCCCAAACATGCCGGTGCACCCCCAACAAAGTCTTATAAATGACCCTGTATACCTATGAGTATACTAAGAGCAGTACATTGttctttcaagtttttttttcaatttttttttttcaaatgaacaacatcgaaatatatgtttggcgcatttttttacaaaaacattttttgtttttgtgttTGGGGGGATTTCAAAGCCTTTTTCTCAAAATGGGCAAGAGATTTTACACTTCTTTTAGTAAATGTCCACATGTTACCTGGTCTAACTCTCTCTagactaaaattaaacaggatCGTCCTCAAGACAATTTCTGCTTCCGCCTGACAGACCGCGTTGCTGCTGTGGTGCTGTTGCTGGTCTCCGTCCTGGTggcagtggtggtggtggtcctttttttgctgctgctgctgctgtcaGTGGCGGCGAAAGCCGAGCGGCGCGGTTTCGGGCCAAAagcagataaaaaaaacatataattaataatatactCTAAGCAGTTGGCAATAAGAGTGTGCTAGTCGTGTGACAGCAATGAAATTAGAAATATAACCATTTTGAGCCGAAAGAGAGGGGAAAATACGTTACAAACACTTCTCTACATTTCATtctcaaaattgaattctctaaatttattgaaatgatttaATGACATGAAATGCCCCGAGAAAATGCACAATTAATCCTTTCCAATACGGAATTAGCTCATAGACGTTTCAAATACCCTACACATTAATATATTCATGTATTAGCAATTCCTACGCGCTAAGAATGTAATGACAAAGACTATTTGTGCATTTTCTTgggtgaaaaattgtttttcttaatcattttcaaaataatgcattttcttttcaattatttttgaaacatCTCTCGTTTTGGAAAAGTATAGCGTATCTCGATTGTCAAAAACCATTTTATACTTTACAGTGCAGTaaagagggttttttttttagaaaatctgTTTATTTAGAAggataaaggaaaaaaatagaaaaaaggtTAGTCGTCAGACGCCATGAAATGCCAAATTAtgcatttctattttttcctttatcaCTGATCACtgacaataaacaatttagaaaaagtgtttatttccaaggataatAGATCACTGAATGATTTATCACTGATCACtgaaaatcaacaatttagaaaaattgttcatttccaAGGATAAAAGATCACTGAATCATTTACCGCTAATCACTGAATCATTTATGACTGATCACtgaaaatcaacaatttagaaaaattgtttatttccaaagataaaagAACAAATTGAACAAAATAGAAAAAGTGGGGTTAGGTGTCAACCGCGATGAGTATCCGTGAGATAGGAGCGTTTTTCTGGAGGATTGTCTGTCCCATCCTCACAGATGATGTAGGATAGGGAGTCTCCCTCACTCCACGTGTTGGGTGCTGTCTTATTCAACCGCATTGCCAGATCTGCATGTGGAGCGTAGATACCAGTGTGGGCTTGTGGTTCACGAATCAACTTGTGAGTCGTCACCAGAAAAGCAATGAAAGCATCCAACATGGTATGTCTCTTCATTCTTGCGATTCCTTGGAGGTAGGTTTAGATATTGGAGAG comes from Diachasmimorpha longicaudata isolate KC_UGA_2023 chromosome 12, iyDiaLong2, whole genome shotgun sequence and encodes:
- the LOC135167977 gene encoding uncharacterized protein LOC135167977 isoform X2 encodes the protein MQEYIQDAMTYVRHYGRPDLFITFTCNPNWQEIQTLLLPGQQAIHRHDITAPVFKQKLISLIDFIVQYSVFGITRCWLYTVEWHKRGLPHAHILIWFEDKIRPEEIDQIISAEIPDPLIDPELFDIVTKHMIHGPCGAFNMTSSCMENGECKKKFPKPYTNDTITNIDGYTMYRRRNSENGGHTFTMRLPNYPNQVELDNQWVVPYSPLLSKTYAAHINVELCSSVKSIKDMYKYINKGSDMAIFGVRNINNNDEIARYQMDRYISRSEAI
- the LOC135167977 gene encoding ATP-dependent DNA helicase pif1-like isoform X1; translated protein: MAHKYSLEALHRTMQDLNGNNELFGGAILLLSGDFRQTLSVIPRSTFVDEINASLKQSFLWRSVETLQLTINMHVRLQNDPSAQIISEQLLDIGNGKIEVQPNMQCIKLSDNFCTVLQEKNELIQSIFPNIQNNYLNHNWLSDRVILAARNVDVDEINFQIQQLLPGDLMSFKSINTVFDENESVNFSIDFLNSLDISGMPPHNLRLKIGSPIILRRNLNPPQLCNGTRLVIKKITGNILEATISTGKFNGKVVLLPRTPMIPSDSTIPFRRLQFPIRLAFAMTINKSQGQTMSICGLNLENPYFSHGQLYVACSRVGKPSNLFVLAKDRLTKNIVHRLVLN